TTATTAAAATCCGAAATTCGTAACGTATCGATTTCCTGCCCGTCCTGCATAACTTTTCCATCGTCAAGAATGGAGACGTTTCCTCTGGTTTGTTCAATCCTTATAAATCCGTCTTCGCCGAAAACCCGACCGCCGTTGCCGTCAATTAGAAATCCGTCGGAGTCGGTTTGGAACGAACCGTCGCGTGTATATCTAATTCCTTCGTTTGTCATTACAGTGAAAAATCCGGAACCTTTAATCATTAAATCAAACGTATTGCCCGTTTGAATCGGAGTTCCTTCACGGTAATCGATAAAAACCTGGTCGGCTTTCAGCGTTCTTTCAGGAAGAACTTCGTGGTTCGGATTGTTCATATATCTTTCGACTTGTTCTGCAAAAAGCGACGAACTTTTGAAACCGATCGTGTTGACGTTTGCAAGATTGTTTGCAATTTGGTCTTGTTTCTGCATCTGCAAAATCATCCCTTGCGATGCGTGTTTTATACTTCCTAACATTTTACACCTCCCCATGTGTTAGAAAATATATGCAAGAATTGTGCCGATTCGTATAATATTGCGGCAAAATAACAATTATGAGATAATTTTATTTCTTGATAACTTATAATATTAACATTAAATATCGTTATATGGGAAAATTATTCCTCTTAAAAACGTAAAAACGGATAATTACCGCTTATATTCCAAACGCTTGTAAAATCCCAGTTTGCATAAGTATTTTGTTGTTTCATTTCCGAAGTCGTTTTCCCTTCGCCTTTTTCATTGTCGCTTTGTCCGCTTGTCTGTTTGTCGTAATAGCAATTAACAATACTTCCGAAATAATTACCGCCGACAAACCCGCCCGTGTTTGTTTTTCCGGCAACCGTTCCGGAAGAGTAGCAGTTTTCTATAGATCCGGCGTCGTTACTTCCCGCCAGCCCGCCGACATCGCTGTTTCCCGACACATCAATGTTTGAATAAGAATCAGATATTGCGCCGCCGTCGTTGTAGCCCACAAGTCCGCCCGCGTAGAGTTTTGTCCCGTTCACTTTACCGGTCGCGTAACAATTAGAAATTTTACTTAACCTGTTAGTCCCCGCCAGCCCGCCGACATAATCCCATCCGTCGATATATAGATCCAAAAGCCCAAGATTTTTTATCGTCGCCTCACAAATCCATCCGAAAAATCCTTGATCGCTTTTTGGCGAACTTACATATATACCGCTTACCGTATGTCCGTCTCCGTCAAATACTCCTTTAAACGGATTCGAACGGCTTCCTATCGCCGTCCAAATATTTATCGGAAAATCCGATTTATCGCTTTTTGCTCTTGTCGTATTACCGTTAATGGATATATCGTTAGAAAGCATAATTGTTTTTCCAAACATAGTGTTTCCGTTTGCGACCAATACCGCTAAACCGGCGAGCTGTTCCGCGGCGCTCAAATTGAATGTTTTAGTATTTTCGCTTGTTATGTACCAAGTAGTGTCTATATCTATTTTAAAAACACCGTTTTTTGTCGAATCTTTGCCGTTTCTGTCACTGCAGCCGATTATAACCGTGTTTATTGTAAAAAACGCAATAATAAGTAAATTTTTCATTTTTCTCTTTTCAACAAAATCTAAACGATTAAAAATAGCATTTATTTCCATCGCTTAGTCGATAATTTCGACATGTAAGGTTTTAATCTTGCATTCTTGTCGTAAAATTTATTATATTCTTCCTTGATATTTTGCCGATGTAGCTCAGTTGGTAGAGCAACGCATTCGTAATGCGTGGGTCGCTGGTTCGACTCCGGTCATCGGCTCGTTTTGACTCCTGTAATTTTGGCGGGAGTTTTTATTTTCCCCGTAGCCGAATAATTTTGTCGCGGAATTTTGCGGCGCTCTCAAAGTCAAGTTTTTTGGCGGCGATATTCATTTGCTCGGTCAATTTTTCTATTACAAATTCCAAATCTTCGCTTTTTTCGCCGTAAACTTCTCTGTTTTCCGCCGCCATGAGAGATTCGGAATTTTCAACGTAATTTTCGTTGTAATTGTAAAATGTTTCGCCTATTGTACGCGTTGTCGAACGCGGAATTATATTATTTGCCTCATTATATTCAAGTTGAATTTTACGGCGGCGATCGGTTTCTTCAAGCGTTTTCTTTATGGAATCCGTTATAGTGTCGGCATAAAAAATAATTCGCCCGTTTATGTTTCTTGCCGCCCGTCCGGCAATCTGAATAAGCGATTTTGTCGAACGCAGAAACCCTTCGCGGTCGGCGTCTAAAATCGCTACAAGCGAGACCTCCGGCAAATCCAAGCCCTCGCGAAGCA
The sequence above is a segment of the Chitinispirillales bacterium genome. Coding sequences within it:
- the flgF gene encoding flagellar basal-body rod protein FlgF — encoded protein: MLGSIKHASQGMILQMQKQDQIANNLANVNTIGFKSSSLFAEQVERYMNNPNHEVLPERTLKADQVFIDYREGTPIQTGNTFDLMIKGSGFFTVMTNEGIRYTRDGSFQTDSDGFLIDGNGGRVFGEDGFIRIEQTRGNVSILDDGKVMQDGQEIDTLRISDFNKPYRLTRMGNNYFRPLQPDNPVVRSDGFVIKQGYLESSNVDNIKMMVDMIAAHRNYDMISKAIQSEDSTLEKTVNQVGRL